In a genomic window of Parambassis ranga chromosome 24, fParRan2.1, whole genome shotgun sequence:
- the ora6 gene encoding uncharacterized protein ora6, with the protein MAGFFSDLMGLRVLLSCIGFVGNVVLILSIIQIRFSRVKSFELFLLGLAAANMEEIVIINIYDVLILETSAAETGTWSCRLLKFMTVFGEINSILFTVLISIFRYQKLRDAGRRVNLPIFLDNIRSAWMMSGVCVMLSTFLSLPVFVMNLQQSKVNITSNSSGCPPDFFRCSKNYCPLLNRSYKYLFIVLCHMVPLLIVTITSCLILTVLLRQRKTVTPEVSVSGSSQLHRKTKDPRFQRSTIAILAAMCLFQVDWTVYLIFQWTFNATDFPISAEIEFFVSTSYTSISPYVYGVGNNLFTLRNFKNLLKLC; encoded by the coding sequence atggctggttttttttctgacctcATGGGTTTGAGAGTCTTATTGTCTTGCATAGGGTTCGTAGGCAACGTAGTTCTCATTCTTTCCATCATTCAGATCCGGTTTTCCCGAGTTAAATCCTTTGAGTTGTTTCTCCTGGGACTGGCTGCAGCCAACATGGAGGAAATTGTCATCATAAACATCTACGATGTTCTCATCCTCGAGACGTCTGCTGCTGAAACCGGCACCTGGTCGTGCCGCTTACTGAAGTTCATGACTGTGTTTGGTGAAATCAACAGCATCCTCTTCACCGTCCTCATCAGCATCTTCCGCTACCAGAAGCTCAGAGATGCCGGCAGGAGGGTCAACCTCCCAATTTTCCTGGACAACATCAGATCAGCCTGGATGATGAGCggggtgtgtgtgatgctctCCACCTTTCTCAGTCTCCCCGTTTTTGTCATGAATTTACAGCAGTCTAAGGTAAACATCACCTCGAACAGCAGTGGCTGCCCCCCAGACTTCTTCCGCTGCAGTAAAAATTACTGTCCTCTACTCAATCGCTCATACAAATACCTCTTCATCGTGCTGTGCCACATGGTGCCCCTGCTCATCGTCACAATCACCAGCTGCCTCAtcctcacagtgctgctgcGCCAGAGGAAGACGGTGACACCAGAGGTTAGTGTGAGCGGGTCAAGCCAGCTCCACAGGAAGACCAAAGACCCCAGGTTCCAGCGCAGCACCATCGCTATACTGGCAGCCATGTGTTTGTTCCAGGTCGACTGGACTGTGTACTTGATCTTTCAGTGGACTTTCAACGCAACTGACTTTCCTATTTCTGCGGAAATTGAGTTTTTTGTATCAACTTCTTATACATCCATCAGTCCATATGTGTACGGGGTAGGAAATAACCTGTTTACTCTCAGGAACTTTAAAAACCTTTTGAAACTGTGCTGA